From one Gossypium hirsutum isolate 1008001.06 chromosome D08, Gossypium_hirsutum_v2.1, whole genome shotgun sequence genomic stretch:
- the LOC121220030 gene encoding uncharacterized protein isoform X1, with protein MVRSSKVVNVGTRSGLISGKSYATSMELTTLENITVTPTFSWSASMSTTMKPVVEGMSHALFSWIWSAVLMDLEPGTIDSVRFGPFGQTFRPDNFVFGQSGAGNNWAKGYYTEGAELIDSVLDVVRKEAENCDCLQENGDNARAKSSAALFPASNELYHIVDFNFPRLADFGAAISGANKLQCQQVIEELDVHKQLQHTLELVKKEMEISKIQDSIAKAIEEKISGEQR; from the exons ATGGTTCGTTCATCCAAGGTGGTCAATGTGGGAACCAGATCAGGGCTAATTTCTGGGAAGTCATATGCGACGAGCATGGAGTTGACAACACTGGAAAATATAACGGTGACTCCGACCTTCAGTTGGAGCGCATCAATGTCTACTACAATGAAGCCAGTGGTGGAAGGTATGTCCCACGCGCTGTTCTCATGGATCTGGAGCGCTGTTCTCATGGATCTGGAGCCGGGCACTATAGATTCCGTCAGATTTGGTCCTTTTGGACAAACCTTTCGCCCCGATAACTTTGTCTTCGGACAGTCTGGTGCTGGCAACAACTGGGCCAAGGGTTATTACACTGAGGGAGCTGAGCTCATTGATTCTGTTCTTGATGTTGTCAGGAAAGAGGCTGAGAATTGTGATTGCTTACAAG AGAATGGAGACAATGCAAGGGCAAAGTCTTCAGCAGCACTTTTTCCTGCTTCTAATGAATTATAT CATATAGTTGATTTCAATTTTCCAAGGTTAGCAGATTTTGGAGCTGCAATATCTGGTGCAAACAAATTGCAATGCCAGCAAGTTATTGAAGAGTTGGAT GTGCATAAGCAGTTGCAACATACACTGGAATTAGTaaaaaaggaaatggaaatcagCAAGATTCAG GACTCAATTGCGAAAGCAATCGAGGAAAAGATAAGTGGTGAACAACGCTGA
- the LOC121220030 gene encoding tubulin beta chain isoform X4, which yields MVRSSKVVNVGTRSGLISGKSYATSMELTTLENITVTPTFSWSASMSTTMKPVVEGMSHALFSWIWSAVLMDLEPGTIDSVRFGPFGQTFRPDNFVFGQSGAGNNWAKGYYTEGAELIDSVLDVVRKEAENCDCLQDFGAAISGANKLQCQQVIEELDVHKQLQHTLELVKKEMEISKIQDSIAKAIEEKISGEQR from the exons ATGGTTCGTTCATCCAAGGTGGTCAATGTGGGAACCAGATCAGGGCTAATTTCTGGGAAGTCATATGCGACGAGCATGGAGTTGACAACACTGGAAAATATAACGGTGACTCCGACCTTCAGTTGGAGCGCATCAATGTCTACTACAATGAAGCCAGTGGTGGAAGGTATGTCCCACGCGCTGTTCTCATGGATCTGGAGCGCTGTTCTCATGGATCTGGAGCCGGGCACTATAGATTCCGTCAGATTTGGTCCTTTTGGACAAACCTTTCGCCCCGATAACTTTGTCTTCGGACAGTCTGGTGCTGGCAACAACTGGGCCAAGGGTTATTACACTGAGGGAGCTGAGCTCATTGATTCTGTTCTTGATGTTGTCAGGAAAGAGGCTGAGAATTGTGATTGCTTACAAG ATTTTGGAGCTGCAATATCTGGTGCAAACAAATTGCAATGCCAGCAAGTTATTGAAGAGTTGGAT GTGCATAAGCAGTTGCAACATACACTGGAATTAGTaaaaaaggaaatggaaatcagCAAGATTCAG GACTCAATTGCGAAAGCAATCGAGGAAAAGATAAGTGGTGAACAACGCTGA
- the LOC121220030 gene encoding uncharacterized protein isoform X2, with protein MVRSSKVVNVGTRSGLISGKSYATSMELTTLENITVTPTFSWSASMSTTMKPVVEGMSHALFSWIWSAVLMDLEPGTIDSVRFGPFGQTFRPDNFVFGQSGAGNNWAKGYYTEGAELIDSVLDVVRKEAENCDCLQENGDNARAKSSAALFPASNELYHIVDFNFPRLADFGAAISGANKLQCQQVIEELDVHKQLQHTLELVKKEMEISKIQV; from the exons ATGGTTCGTTCATCCAAGGTGGTCAATGTGGGAACCAGATCAGGGCTAATTTCTGGGAAGTCATATGCGACGAGCATGGAGTTGACAACACTGGAAAATATAACGGTGACTCCGACCTTCAGTTGGAGCGCATCAATGTCTACTACAATGAAGCCAGTGGTGGAAGGTATGTCCCACGCGCTGTTCTCATGGATCTGGAGCGCTGTTCTCATGGATCTGGAGCCGGGCACTATAGATTCCGTCAGATTTGGTCCTTTTGGACAAACCTTTCGCCCCGATAACTTTGTCTTCGGACAGTCTGGTGCTGGCAACAACTGGGCCAAGGGTTATTACACTGAGGGAGCTGAGCTCATTGATTCTGTTCTTGATGTTGTCAGGAAAGAGGCTGAGAATTGTGATTGCTTACAAG AGAATGGAGACAATGCAAGGGCAAAGTCTTCAGCAGCACTTTTTCCTGCTTCTAATGAATTATAT CATATAGTTGATTTCAATTTTCCAAGGTTAGCAGATTTTGGAGCTGCAATATCTGGTGCAAACAAATTGCAATGCCAGCAAGTTATTGAAGAGTTGGAT GTGCATAAGCAGTTGCAACATACACTGGAATTAGTaaaaaaggaaatggaaatcagCAAGATTCAG GTCTAA
- the LOC121220030 gene encoding tubulin beta chain isoform X3: MVRSSKVVNVGTRSGLISGKSYATSMELTTLENITVTPTFSWSASMSTTMKPVVEGMSHALFSWIWSAVLMDLEPGTIDSVRFGPFGQTFRPDNFVFGQSGAGNNWAKGYYTEGAELIDSVLDVVRKEAENCDCLQDFGAAISGANKLQCQQVIEELDVHKQLQHTLELVKKEMEISKIQVLDAIESPCTSTLFKPFCCCCLI; the protein is encoded by the exons ATGGTTCGTTCATCCAAGGTGGTCAATGTGGGAACCAGATCAGGGCTAATTTCTGGGAAGTCATATGCGACGAGCATGGAGTTGACAACACTGGAAAATATAACGGTGACTCCGACCTTCAGTTGGAGCGCATCAATGTCTACTACAATGAAGCCAGTGGTGGAAGGTATGTCCCACGCGCTGTTCTCATGGATCTGGAGCGCTGTTCTCATGGATCTGGAGCCGGGCACTATAGATTCCGTCAGATTTGGTCCTTTTGGACAAACCTTTCGCCCCGATAACTTTGTCTTCGGACAGTCTGGTGCTGGCAACAACTGGGCCAAGGGTTATTACACTGAGGGAGCTGAGCTCATTGATTCTGTTCTTGATGTTGTCAGGAAAGAGGCTGAGAATTGTGATTGCTTACAAG ATTTTGGAGCTGCAATATCTGGTGCAAACAAATTGCAATGCCAGCAAGTTATTGAAGAGTTGGAT GTGCATAAGCAGTTGCAACATACACTGGAATTAGTaaaaaaggaaatggaaatcagCAAGATTCAGGTACTTGATGCCATTGAATCTCCTTGCACCTCTACGTTATTTAAacctttttgttgttgttgtttgatTTGA